In Deltaproteobacteria bacterium, the genomic window CTGGTTCGTCGGAAGGGGGCCCTGGACCTCGGTTCTCTTCCAGGAAAACTAGCCGATTGTCAGGAGAGGGATCCAACAGTCTCGGAGCTTTATATCGTTGAGGGAGATTCAGCGGGTGGATCAGCCAAGCAGGGTCGTGATCGACGAAATCAGGCGATCCTTCCCCTCAAAGGAAAAATTCTTAACGTGGAAAAGGCCCGCTTCGACAAGATGCTCTCCTCCGAGGAGATCAGGACGATGATCACCGCCTTGGGGATAGGGATTGCAACGGATGAAGGCGAGGTGCAGGATTTAACGAAGCTTCGCTATCATAATATCATTCTCATGTGCGATGCAGACGTTGACGGTTCTCATATTAGAACCCTCCTGCTGACCTTTTTCTATCGGCAGATGCCGCAAATAGTGGAGAGAGGCCATCTCTACATTGCCCAGCCCCCTCTTTACCGTGTGAAGAAGGGGAAATCTGAAAAATACTTGAGAGACGATGTGGCCCTTGAGGATTACCTGATCGATTTAGGCATGGAGGGGATCCAGCTCAAGGCAAAGGGGGCCGGGCTTTCCGGCAAGGAGCTTGCTAACCTGACTAAAAAGCTGATTCGCTACAGAAAACTGTTGAGCCTCATTGAGCAAAAGCAGGACCCACGAATTGTAGATGCCTTTGTCGAAGTGGCTGACCTTTCCAAGGTCTCTTTCAAAGAGGGGAAGAAGCTCGATCAAGAGCTTGACAAGGTGGCGAACTATCTCAAGAAATCCTATCCCGACTTTAAGGACTTTGAACTAGAGGTATCGAGTGATGCCGAACATGGGACCGCCCGTTTAGTTTACAAGACACTCTATAAAAACTCTCCACGTCAGACTATTATTGATGTCTCCTTCCTCGGCTCTCCGGAGTTTGCCGAGCTTCAAAGGTCGGCCGAGGAGTTTGCCAAATACGGTGAGGGGCCGTTTAACGTGGTCCATGAAGAGGGCACTTCAGTCTTTGAGACGTTGGATGGCGTGAAGGATTTTATCCTCCAGAACGGCCGGAAGGGCCAGGATGTGCAACGCTACAAAGGATTGGGAGAGATGAATCCGACCCAGCTCTGGGAGACCACGATGAACCCCGAGACGCGTACCCTGCTTCAGGTTCGTGTGGATGACGCCGTCGAGGCCGACCAAATTTTCACCGTCCTTATGGGGGATGAGGTTGAGCCCCGTCGTCAATTCATTGAAGAGAATGCCTTGGCCGTCAAGAATCTCGATATTTGAACCACCCCAGTTATCCCCCCAATTGACTTCTGCTTAGCGGTAAGCTAAATTGACCGCATGTCGATTCATCATATAGCAAAGGTATTGGGGAGGCGAGGGGGACGGGAGAGAGCCCGACGCCTTTCGTCCAAGAGAACAAAAGAAATCGCTTCATTTGGAGGGCGGGTCCGGGCCGAATCCCTGAAGATCGCCAAGCGGATTGAGGAAAATTTTCGTTATGTTCAAGTGATACGGCAATTGACAGAATCGCCCCCAGCTCAATCCTTAAAAACAGCCCAGGGCAAGCTCCCCGAGATTCATGGCTGACCCATCTTCCTATATTGAACAGACAGGACAAATCATTTCCGAGCTGGAAAAGTTTGGTTTGGCCCCAGTCCTCATTGGTGGTATGGCCCTTGTTATCCTGGGCTCACGGCGTGTCACACGAGATTTCGATTTTCTGGTTTCCAAAGAGGCACGCGATCAAGAGGGGATCATCAAGGTCTTTTATAAAAATGGCTTCGAACTGGCCTCGAAGATTGATCAACAAGGAGAGATTGTTTCGACCATCGACAATGAGCGAGTTGCCTCTATCCGCCTGAAGCTGGATGTTCCTTCAAGCGCCCATTTTTTGAATCGACAAACAGGGTTACGCATTGACCTTCTTTTTGATTTTCCGTTTCCAGCCGATGAAATCGCCTTGCGTGCCAGAAAGAAAAAAATACATTCATATTGCTTTCGCGTTGCCTCCCGAAAAGATCTTCTTCGCCTGAAAGAAGTAGCACGAAGGAAGAGAAATCTCGCGGCAGATGTTCAAGACGTGGAGTTCTTGAAGAAACTTCGATGAGGCGGATCACAAAATTGGGTGAGGGGCTTGGTGGCGTTGTTTCTCTTGTCGAGGCAAAGGGTCAACGCGTTGCCCTCAAACAACTAAATATTGATCAGGGAAAACTGACCCCGGAAGAAGTTTTAGAGAACTTCAAACGGGAGTTTACGACACTCAAAAGACTTAATCATCCACACATTGTCCGTATCATCGATTTCGGGAGGGACGATGAAGGCAGATATTTTTTTACGAGCGAGTACATTGAGGGGAAAAACATCTTTGAGGCAACAAGGGAGTGGTCACCTGAAGAGGTGAATTTACTCTTTATACAGGTCTTAAGGGCCCTCGGTTATTTACATCGGGAACGAATCTATCATTTCGACATTAAACCTCAAAATATACTCGTTACGGTATCGACTTCCGGCGAGAAAATAGCCAAATTGATCGATTTTGGACTTGTTGCGTTTCGTAAGGAGGGGATTCTTGCTGGAACACCCGCCTATATGGCCCCAGAAAACCTTCTTGGGGGAGGCTCTGATGGTCGCGCCGATCTCTATTCGTTGGGCATTACCTGGTACGAGTGCCTCGCCGGCCAGAATCCGTTTCGAACAGCCAATTTAATGGAGACTCTTGAAAGGCAGCGCCACTGGACACCACTACCTATTTCGCAGCAATATTCGGATATTCCTTCCTACCTCGACCCCATTTTTGAAAAAATATTAAGAAAGAATCCGTCGGAGCGCTACCATACAGCCCATCAAGTGATTCGCGATCTGAACTGGCTGGGGCAGAAAAACTATCCGTTAGAGACAGAGGCAACGGCCCTTGCTTATATTCCGGGAGAAGGTCGGTTGATCGGTCGAGAAATAGAATGGAAAAATCTGCTGCATTTCTATGGTCAGATTTTCCAATCTCATACGATTCCTCAAGGAGGTCTCTTTATCACAGGAGAGATTGGAACAGGGAAGTCACGTCTTTTAAGCGAACTCAAGTATCACGCCCAACTTCAAGGTGTACAGGTCCTACCCCTAACGGAGGTCAAGAGAGAGGATATTCGGGGAGATACCTTGCTTCTAGCAGACAACGCGGACAATGAAACAGTTAATTTAGCAAGAAAATGGCTGAGCCAATTTTATCCCTATTCAATTATGATCTGTCTCGCAGGCCCTATCGATTTACAGGTTGATTCTTTACATAAAATTTCATTGGACAACTTTGACAAGAAAGAAGTCGGAGAATTCGTTTCTTCCGTTCTGGGCATTGAGAATCCGCCCGATTTGATCGTGGCTCCCTTTAACTCAAGAAGTGGAGGAAATCCCCTCTATCTGACAGGCCTTTTACAGGCGCTGATCCACGCCCAACAAATATTCGACGAACATGGGCAATGGAATGCAGAACTGATTGAGGGACTTCCTCTTGCGGAGGAAAAATGGGATCTCCCTTTGAAACTAAAAAATTATCATAAAGAGACGTTTTCTCGCTTATCCCTTCCTGCGAAGAAGCTTTTGATCGGCATAGCCGTTTCAAAAACTCCACTGACCAGAACTCTTGTTGACAAGCTAGGTTTTAAGATTAGCTCCCGGGATTGGGAATCTCTCTTGGCTGCACAGTTGGTTTTATGGAAACCAAAAGAAGAAACGCTGGAATTCAAAAATGTCAGTTTAAAAGACTGGGTTTCAGGGCATGTCGATTCCTCTTTGTTGGCCTCGGTTCATCAGGCCTTGGGTGAGTTGTTTTCTCAACTTCAAGATACCAAAGAGGTGGCATGGTATCATCTTGGCTTGGGCAAAGGAAGGTCTTCGGAACGTTTTCAACTTATTTTACAATATGCAGAATATGTGGTGTCTCGAGACGACTGGGTAGAGGCGCTCCATGTCTTTCGGACAGCTCGGCTTTTTTCTTCAGAAATTCAAGATCGAATCAAGGCCTCTCTTGGTGAGGTGCAGGCCCTGTTTTTTACCAACAACCACAAACAGGCGCTTGATCTCCTAAAGGAGACCCACAAACTTCTCAAAGAAAATCCTTCGGCCCATTGGGAATGGGTCGAAGAATGCCTTCGTGAAATGACGATGATTTATATCAAAATGAGGGAATTTGACTCTGCCAAAGAGGTTCTGGAGGGAGCGATGTCTCTTATGGAGAGTCAAATCCGAGAACAGGTGGATCCAAGGATCCTCTTTTTGCGTAATCTGCAGGCCAGTATCAAAATGAGGGAAGGATTTATTGATGAAGCGGCGAGGGTTTTCGATGAGAATTATAAAAAGTGGAAATCCCTTTCAAATGATCAGCAACGGAAGGTTTTGAATAACGAACTGGGGCTTACTTGGCTGGCACAAAACAAGGTAGAAGAGGCGATTCAGGTTTTTGAAGAAGAGATAAGTTATTATAAAAAAATAGGTAATATCAGAAAGCAGGCGTATGCATTTTATGGGCTTGCACAATGCTACGTTACTCTCGAACAATGGGAAGTGGCAAGAAAATATTACGAGACATGCCTCAATTTAAGCTTGAAAAGTAGTGCCAAGGAATATCTATTTTATGCCCACAACGGCCTGGGAAAGATAGCTCATCTTCAGAATGATTGGGAGACCTCTAAAAATCATTATCAGCATGCCTTAGAGTTGGCACAACACCTGGGAGATGAGGAGAGTAGTCTCGCTATTGCCCTCAATCTGGCGATGATTTATCGGAACCAGGGGGATCGATCCAATGCCTCCCTTTTTCTTCGCCATCTCATCAGTATCTTGGAGCAACTGAGCAATCGTTCGTTAACCTTGACACAGTATTTATGCCAAGCTTACCTTGAATCGGGCAGACTGAATTTTGAAAAAGGTGATCGGGGTGGAGCGTGCATCGCCTACCGTGAGGCGATCCGGTTGATAGATCATTGCAGCAGGTTGGAGTCCCTTCGTGCAGACGCCTTGTTGGGTTACGAACAAGCCTCTGCCACTGTAGAAGAAAAGGTGGAATCGAAGGTTGTCTCAAGCAAAAACGATTTAAAAACATCAAAGATCACCGAAAAAGATGTGAAGACCTTAATGGAGACACAGCTCCTAAAGAAATGAAGACGAGGCATCTGCTTTACGTTTTATTATTTGGGCCCTTGCTGACGGGTTGTCTTGGTGGGGAAGCAGCCCCTGTGGATCTGCCAAATCCTTTTACGCCGGGAGCCCCTCCCGTTGGAAATTGTACAGAGACGGTTACGGAAAAATCTGGGGTAAGATCCTTGATTCAAGGATACGATACAAATCCTTTGCCTGATAAGGCGGTTGATGCCTTGAAAGCGGCGTGTAATGTTTCAACAAGTGACTTAGGGTCCTTTATGGAAGGGTTTCTTTGTCAGATCGAGGCCGATATCTCCTTGGCGTCCGATGCAGAGGTGCAGGGTGATGTTGATAATCTGGAGCACGTTGACCTCTCCGACCTTACCGGCTCTTGTACAGAGATCAATCTGCTTTGAACGTACCTTGGGTAGGGTACACTTCTTTTTTCATAACAGGATCATTCAGGCCTTTTTCATTTAACTTCCTTTAGTTTTGGAGCTATAATGACCCCCTTAAGGAGGTTTTATGCGAAAGATTCTCGTTTTTGTAGTGAGTATCATTGGTATTGGATTAACTACCTCATTTCCCACAGAGAGTTTGGGGGATCGAGGCTCTGGGTATAACCCGTTTGGTGGTCTCTCACAAACTGTTCGACGTGCTATTGACCAATGTGAAGACGATTTCAAGGCCCAGCAGGAGATCTGGTTTATTCTGGAGCAGGCCCAATTGGGCGCCTGTTCCCTTGAAGGGCGCCAAAGGAAGGCTTATCTCTACGTCGATGAGGAAGCATCGATGTCCGAACTCGCCTCGGGTGCCATGTCTTATGTCGATGATGTTATCCGAGAAATTCTTTGTCGGTGTCGTGGCTTGTGGGAGCCTACGCTAGATGCAACGGTCCATGTTCCCCGAAACTTTCGTTATCAGAGCTGTCCCAGACCTAGCCTGCCGGGATAATCGACGAAAGATCAGGTGTGGGACAACGTGTCTACAGGAGACATTATGAGCAACCAATCCAGAAATCATCGCAAGACAAAAAGGGCAATCTTTCTGATCGGGCTTTTTTTGTTAGCCCTCTCAACGCCTCATCTCGTTGAGGCCAAGAGCAAGTGGAAAAAAGGACTTCTCATTGGCACCTTGACGGGGGCCGTGGTGGGAACGGGTGGAGGGCTTTTATTTGCCAATATCGTCTGCGAACAGCCTTCTCCCTGTGAATACGCAGGATGGGCATTGGGAGGGCTTGCCGGTGGAGCCGCCGTCGGTGCTGGTCTCGGTCTCTTTATTGGATTATTGATTGAAGAGGACCCAAAAACAGCCCATCTGGATGAAATCCCAACCCTTGAGCTGAGGCCCGGCATGACACTCGCCCAGCGCTGGCAATACCAGGGGAGAACTCCCTAAACTATGAGGATGATCAAGATAGCCTTACTCCTGATCTCGTTTGTTGGGCTTCTTGGTTTTTCAAGTCACGCCGGTCCGATCAAGCTCCCCGATAAACAGAAGGTAGAATCGTTGAAGAAGTCGGAGAAGAAGTGGGTTAAACCGAAAAAAAATGAATTTCATTTCGTCAATTTTTTTTCCGAAGTTCCCCTTTGGGAAAAGGAATGGGCAAAGATCAGGGAAGATGTTTTGAACCGTTTTTACACCGATTGCATGGTCAAATTCGCCGATGACCCCGCCTGCAAATCAGACCCGATCAAACAGGATGTTGTCCTGAAATACGGGCGCGCCATCAACAGGGGGAATTATGAAGAGGCCATGAGGCAATATGCGGCTTGGGTGAGTTACGAGCCCCTCATCAGTTTAAATACGGCCCGTGTTTATGATTTAGCCCTCTCCGCCTTGGCCAAGGCGGTCATCACCAAGGGGAACGTCGACGAATCCAAGGAGGGGCTCAAGGCTGTCTTAAATCTGGGGATCGCCACGTGTGATGTCTTGCTTCCAACTCAAAAAGGCTGCCTTTTTCAACGAATGGTCAAGAACAATTGGTCTTTCTTTGTGGCCGCCGTGCGCGATTATCCCAATAAAGATATCGGTCTGGCCTGCGTCGATTTTGAACAAAACGAGGTGCGCCGCTACAAAAGCGGTTGTCGCGAGAAGCCGGGAGAAAAGGGAAAGAAGGTTTGTGTCTCGGCCATGGCCGGATATTTAAATACCTACAAAAACCCAGAACTTCAGGGCCCCGTCTGGGGTTGTTCTTCCTGTGAAATGGTCGAAAACGATTTCTTCTGCGGAAAGGGTCTCCCCCCTTGTCTTGAAGCGGCGGCAGGTCCCGAGGGAACGGCCGGAATGATGCGACAGGGATCTTCCATAAGTGGGGAGAACAAAACCACTCCCTTTCAAGGCTTGACGGGTCAGGGACCCAATATCTCGCAGGGTATTGAAGGTATTGTCGGCAATGCCGAAAATCCGATGACCCAGTGCAATCCCTCAAAGAGTCTTGGATCCGGCATGAAAGGGGGTGGGGGATTTTCCATCCCCGCCGCCTGCTTCGCCCTCAAAAGAGGAGATGTGAGGTCGGATAAAGTGCTTCAATGTGGGTATGCCTTTGCCTCTACCAAGAAATGGATCAGACTCCCCAAAACAGGCAGTCCGTGGAAAGTAACCCGGGATCCGGGATGCCAGTATTCCCAATCGGCTCGAATATCCACCGCTGATGCGATAAAGGCTAAATGCGCTCAACTAACGAGATTATGCAGTATAACCGAAGAATTGACGGACCAGGAAAGAACGCAACTCAGCACGATTACCCACAATGCCGTTGATCTTATCAGGGATAATTTAGATCTCTTCAATAAAGCCTGTTCCGCAGCACAGACCAACGCTTGTGCGGGAACCGACTGGGGATTATTGGCTGAGGCCATTGGAGAAACGCTGATCTCCGACCCCCTTGCTGTTCAGATGAGTACAATTGAGACGGGAAAATTTGCTTTTGCTCCGGCTGTGGACCCTCAAGGTATGGGCGAATTGACGAATGCTGCGATTGTAGTTACACCGTATATGTTTCAATCAAGGGATCAGTTGAAGGCACAGGGTATTGGTAACTCTCCTAGCGGATCTTTGGCGCATGAAATTGGGCACATCATGTTAGCACAGATGGGTGTGCCAACAACCCTTATGGAGGGAAGCAAGTCGATTCACCACATATCATTGGATGAACTGTCGTGCAGGGCCCCGGATGACGAATCAGCGGGATGCCAGAATGCCGAGTCTTCCAAAGCAAAGGACACCAAAAAGGAAGACCCATGTCAAGACACGAGCGAGTACGGCCCGGATACACGAGAGTGTTGTGAAAAAAAGGGGGACTGCCAACCGGATGACAAAAAGGATGGGACAAAAAAAGATTGTGACCCGGACAGCACCGACTGCGGTTGTTCTGCTTTAAACACGGCCCAACAGCAGCTTCTTGATTGCACCAGCGAAGAAGAAGTGCATCCACGCGACCCCATCGGTCCGGTTTTCCGACCTCATGAGGAAGGAGGTGGTGATCCGCTTCTTCCCGATTACTCTTCTTGTGCGAGGGAACTTGTGGGTGAGGAGAGATCAGTACCCAATCTCTACAGATTTTCATTCGGACCCGGTGTGATCGATTGCATTGATGATCCAACAGACCCCTGCAAATGTTACGGTTGCGGAGCTGGCGGCTCCACTCTTACCCCGGCCACTCTTTGTGGAAATGTCACCTGTCTGGAGGGAAGCTCCTGCAATCCTGCCACCGGCCGCTGCGAATCGGGTGACGGAGGGGGGGGAGGCCCAAGAACTCCCGGCGAAGGTCCAATGAGGCGACCCCTCAATTAGGTGACAGTCATATTATTGTATTGTATAATTCCTAGGGAAAAGAGGATTCGAGATCGGGATGAAGCAAAGAGTGATCAGCTATTGTAGTCTTTTGTGTCTTATGATCATTTTCGTCTCATTTCATTCTGCTGCTAAATCAACACAAGGAGTTGCCCTTAAACAAATTAAGAACAAGAGTAGCCTCTGTTATCCTTTAGGATCTACGTTTAAGCCAGATCCCCATCCCCTTCCAGCTGTCACACCCACATCCGGAAGGATCTGGTATGTCAACGGGGCGAGTGGTGATGATGAAAATGGAGACGGAAGTGAGGCCCATCCCTGGAAGACGATCAGGAGGGCATCGGATGATCAAGAGCATGTGTTAGAGGGTGATACCGTTAGCATTTCCCCTGGAGTTTACAGAGAAATTATTACTTTTAATGGAGGTGAGTCCGGTTGTAGTGGGCAGCGGAACGTTCGTAATCATGTTACTTACAAATCCTCAATACCTGGTGAGTACATCATTATTGATGGGAGTGAATTCCCTAGGGGGACAAACGGTTTGTCGGTCCAATGTGGTATAGAAGGGATTGTTTTCGAATATTTCGAAGTACGAAATTGGTTGGGAATTTCCCCAGATTCTAAGCATCCAGGAGGACAAGGGGGTAAGGGGATTGATGTTTATCAAGCCCGGGATACTATCTTTCGCAATCTGAAACTTCACGATACCAGCCATGGCTTTAAAGAAACAGGTGGTTTCAACACCATTGTCGATACCTGTGAGGTTCATAACAACGGTATACCGGCCAGTAATCAAGGTCATGGCTTCTACATCCAGGGAGATGGCACAATTATTACAAACTGCCGAATTTATCAAAATGGTGGAGTGACTTTGGGAACTAATGATAATCCAGGGATGGGAATTCAAATCCAGTCAGGAACCTACGAAGAAGAAGACAGGTCGAAGAATATGGTCATTTACAATAATCAAATTTATGAAAATGGAAATGGCGTTTCCATAGATGAGCGGAGTGAGAATATTGTTTTTCGTAATAATATTGTCTATCGTAATATGGGTCGGGGATTGAGAGTAGACTCTCGAGCCTCTGAAGTCAAAATACACAACAACACCTTTATTGATAACAGAGTTTCTGTCTATTTCTTACGCCTATCAGATCTCTCAGGAATCAGTCTAAAAAACAATATTTTGTATGGGCGAATTGGAATTTTTCTTGATCTTGGCAAACCCATCGACGGCGATATTGGAACGTTTGATTACAATTATTATTGGTCTGATGAGGGGCTCGAGTTCGTTTATCCTGGGATCGGTGCACCCAGAGACTATATTGATTTTAAGCGATGGAAGATCATGACGGGTCAGGACAGGAATAGTTCAATAGCCAACCCCCTCCTCGATAAGCAATTTATGCCAGGTGACAAATCTCCGGTTATTGATCATGGTACCTATGTTGGCCTCCCCTGTAGCGGCTTAGCACCTGATGTTGGCGCATTCGAGTTTGGTCTATGACCTTGTCTCACCCTCACATTCCAGAAGAGTGCCTGTCACTCAAGCAGCCGATTCGGTTATTTCCTTGACGATCGAAAAAAGCGCCTCTTCCTGGGCGAGATCCCCCTTTTCAATAACCGCGAGGCATTCCCCCAAGGGGAATTCTTCGTGCAGAAAATCGGCAGGCTTCCCTGAAAGAATAACAATTCGTTTTGAGTCGATCCCTTTCTCGAGCGCCCTCCTCAAAAATTCACGTCCATCAAGACCGGGCATGAGCCAGTCGACGAGGATGAGCGAGAAATCTTTTCCAAGTTGATCGAGCGCTTCCTGTGGGTCTTGATAAGAAGAGACCTCAACTCTTGAACCGAATCGCTGCAGCAGGAGCCGTTTCCTTGCCTTGCAATACGAGGCGGAATCATCGACGATCATGACCTTAATCGGAGGGGAATTTTCCGTCATGCCTCCCCCCTTCCATTTCCAGGGTGACCCAGCCGGCGCCGAATTTCATGGTAGGTCGCCTTTAGGATAGTCTTCTTTTCGATACGGTGGTGGAGCCAGAATGGGACGACGCAGCCACACCGGTCGCAGTCGGCCTTGGGACCAAGCATGCATTTCTCCTTAGTTCCGCCCGTCGTTGTGAGCGAGTAGCCGTGTGTTGTAAAGATGCAATGATCGGTCACCTTTTTTGAATGCGTACTCTTCATAAGCTCGAGGACACGGTCCGGCATGGCGACGAAGTCGCCGTATTTCTCCTTTTTAAGACGAAGGAGCTGATCAATCAGTTCATCCCGCTTTTCCCAACCCATCCAGAGCTCATCCGAGAGTCCCTCAATCGGGGTGTAAAAGTCGAACATAAATCCCTTCAGGTGGGGTCGCCAGTCATCCAGGACCTCCTCAATCGTATTCATATTAATGGAGGTGATGCACATCGTCCCTGTCACGTGGAGATCAGGGCGACTCACGTTCTTCATCATCAACTGGTAGAGTCCTCGTTGCCGGCGCATCGTTTCGTGCGCCTCCTCATTTCCATCAATCGAGACATGGAAGTAGACATCCGGCCAGTCCGGGAGCGGTGTTGTTCCGTTCGTGACGATGAGGTTATGCATGAAATGCCGTTTGCACCGTTCAATAATGTTTTTTCGAAGCAGCGGTTCACCACCGACCCACGTACAGCTATGAAGGAATTTCGATTTTGCCTTGAGGTCGAGGATCTTTTGTTCCCACCCGTCAACGTCGAGAACCCCCTCCTGCTCCTGCTCAAAGAAATAGCAGTGGGCACAGCGGAGATTGCACTGGTCCGTCACATCAACCGACATGAAGGAGCCTTTGGGAAACCCCTTCAGAAAGAAATAGATCTGGGGGATGAGGTGGTACCGGAAGAACGGTTTAATCTGCTGATCCGCGCCAGCGTAGCTCTCCTGCTTCATAAGGTTCGGAATGGTAGTTAATTTGTTGGAGAAGGACAATAGCGTTTTTAAACTATTCGAGATGCCTCTGAAAACGACTGACCGCCGAGTTAACCAGGAACACAAAGACAAAGACGCCTACAAAGGTTTCAGATATGGCGAGAAATTTACCAAGGGCTGATAGAGGGACGATATCACCGTAGCCGACCGTCATGAGGGTAATCATCGCAAAGTAAAGATGGTCAAAGAAGGAATCCGGAGAGACCGAGAGGACGCCGTAGAGGCGGTTAAAAAAGTGATAGAAGAATCCATAAAGAAAAAGGATATCCAGGACAGAAAAGAAGATGGCAATAAAATGCCATCGCATCCTCTCTCGATCCGGCACCTCCGGAGAGAGGAGTCGGAGCCCAAAGAGGAGCGACATCGCATTGATGCTGATCACCTGAAGGATGCGTGTTGAACCGAGAATGACAAGAATCCAACCAGCAAAATTCGAGGACCAACTCAGATAAATCAATAACAGGATCAGAAAAGTGGTGCTACAGAGGTAGATTTCCAGGTGGCGGATTTTTATCTGATCCCGCTTGACGCCGAAAAGGCGGAAAAGATCAAGCAGTGTTCGGCTTACGATAAAATCACAGACATGGAAAAGCAGAGAGAGGATCAGCGAATGATACTCCTCGGCCTTTTTGCGAAGCATAGCGCAATGCCGTCTACTTTAATCGAAAGGCGTTGGGAAGAAGTTCTTTTAGGGTAAAAATGCCGGCCCCCTCAATAAGGATGGGGGTCTTGTCATCCATGAGCTCGATCATGACTTGCCGGCAGGCCCCACAAGGGGTCCGAAGATTCAGAACAGCTTTTGGCGAGTTGTCAGGGGTCACCAAGGCAAGGGCCCTAATCCGTCTTGCCCCTTGTGCCGTGGCGCTTGTCAAGGCAACCCTTTCGGCGCATTGAGTCAGTCCATAGCTGGCATTCTCAACATTGCACCCAACAAATAGGCTTGCACCGTCCCAGGCGGCAGCACCAACATGAAAGCGTGAATAGGGACAATGGGCATTTTTTGAGGCACGATGGGCCGAGGCAAGCAGCTGCCTCATAACGTACCGAGACTCACTTAATGTAAATGGTCGATGGGTTGAGCGTCGGATAAGCTGCGCAAAACGCTCCGCGTCGTCAAGCAGACGTTTGCAGCCTTTGTCAGGTCTCTTGGGGAGACGCATCAAAGGCAGCGGAGATCTAAAAATCCGGACAGCAGTCCTTAAGACAGCAGTCCTTAAGGTTGATTCAGAAATGCTCGACATCTCACCGGTGGCACTCGGTTCTTTATGGAAATAGGTGCTAGAAATTAATCTTTCTATCTATTACACAGCTCATTAGCTCATTAGAATTTTTTTATGAAATTCATCGACGAGGCGAGGATCTTTCTCAAGGCTGGTGATGGGGGGGACGGCTGTGTCTCTTTCCGGAGGGAGAAATTTATCCCGCGTGGTGGGCCCAATGGCGGGGATGGAGGACGTGGCGGGCATGTGATCTTCAAGGCGGATGCGAGCCTCGCCACCCTTCTGGACTTTCGGTATCGAAAACATTTCAAGGCCCCGAAAGGGGGGCATGGTCAGGGGAGCGATTGCAATGGGCGGTCGGGCGAGGATCTCCTCATTCGTGTCCCCCCGGGGACTCTTATCAAGGAGGTTGAGACAGGGGAGATTCTGGCGGAGCTGAATAAATCGGGTCAGAGTCAAGTCATCGCCAAAGGGGGGCGTGGCGGCCTCGGCAATATGAACTTTGCCACCTCCACCAATCAGGCCCCGCGACGTTTTGAAAAAGGCTCCCCCGGTGAGGAGCGATGGGTCGATCTGGAACTCAAACTTCTTGCCGATGTCGGTCTGATCGGCTTTCCGAACGCTGGAAAATCAACCCTCCTCTCCGTCATCTCAAAGGCGAGGCCAAAAATTGCCGATTACCCCTTTACCACCAAAACCCCGGTACTCGGAGTGGTTCAATACGGAGAGAAGAGTTTTACGGTTGCCGATCTTCCCGGCCTTATTGAAGGGGCCAGTGGCGGGGCCGGGCTCGGTTTCAAGTTTTTGAGGCATATCGAGAAGACCCGCGCCTTCTTGCACCTGATCGATATCGCAGACCCCTCCCAACCCGA contains:
- the gyrB gene encoding DNA topoisomerase (ATP-hydrolyzing) subunit B produces the protein MGKESPARKVKESAKYDASHIKVLEGLDAVRKRPAMYIGSTGAPGLHHLVYEVVDNSVDEALAGECTQIDVTIHIDNSVTVVDNGRGIPVDIHSTEKVSAAEVVLTKLHAGGKFDHDSYKVSGGLHGVGVSVVNALSEKLDLEIFRDGKVYHQWYKRGSPQCKLEVTGKTDRRGTKVTFKPDKDIFEMTEFSFDTLSQRLRELSFLNKGLKITVVEEKTQKRHEFQYEGGIKSFVEYLNQRKTPLHDVIYFEAEKDRIILEVAMQYNSSYAESIFSFANNINTIEGGTHLIGFKSAITRAINQFASERNLLKDLKENPQGEDVREGLTAVVSVKIPDPQFEGQTKAKLGNSEVEGLVKQIAYERLSEYFEKNAGVVRKIIAKVIDAARAREAARQARNLVRRKGALDLGSLPGKLADCQERDPTVSELYIVEGDSAGGSAKQGRDRRNQAILPLKGKILNVEKARFDKMLSSEEIRTMITALGIGIATDEGEVQDLTKLRYHNIILMCDADVDGSHIRTLLLTFFYRQMPQIVERGHLYIAQPPLYRVKKGKSEKYLRDDVALEDYLIDLGMEGIQLKAKGAGLSGKELANLTKKLIRYRKLLSLIEQKQDPRIVDAFVEVADLSKVSFKEGKKLDQELDKVANYLKKSYPDFKDFELEVSSDAEHGTARLVYKTLYKNSPRQTIIDVSFLGSPEFAELQRSAEEFAKYGEGPFNVVHEEGTSVFETLDGVKDFILQNGRKGQDVQRYKGLGEMNPTQLWETTMNPETRTLLQVRVDDAVEADQIFTVLMGDEVEPRRQFIEENALAVKNLDI
- a CDS encoding protein kinase; amino-acid sequence: MRRITKLGEGLGGVVSLVEAKGQRVALKQLNIDQGKLTPEEVLENFKREFTTLKRLNHPHIVRIIDFGRDDEGRYFFTSEYIEGKNIFEATREWSPEEVNLLFIQVLRALGYLHRERIYHFDIKPQNILVTVSTSGEKIAKLIDFGLVAFRKEGILAGTPAYMAPENLLGGGSDGRADLYSLGITWYECLAGQNPFRTANLMETLERQRHWTPLPISQQYSDIPSYLDPIFEKILRKNPSERYHTAHQVIRDLNWLGQKNYPLETEATALAYIPGEGRLIGREIEWKNLLHFYGQIFQSHTIPQGGLFITGEIGTGKSRLLSELKYHAQLQGVQVLPLTEVKREDIRGDTLLLADNADNETVNLARKWLSQFYPYSIMICLAGPIDLQVDSLHKISLDNFDKKEVGEFVSSVLGIENPPDLIVAPFNSRSGGNPLYLTGLLQALIHAQQIFDEHGQWNAELIEGLPLAEEKWDLPLKLKNYHKETFSRLSLPAKKLLIGIAVSKTPLTRTLVDKLGFKISSRDWESLLAAQLVLWKPKEETLEFKNVSLKDWVSGHVDSSLLASVHQALGELFSQLQDTKEVAWYHLGLGKGRSSERFQLILQYAEYVVSRDDWVEALHVFRTARLFSSEIQDRIKASLGEVQALFFTNNHKQALDLLKETHKLLKENPSAHWEWVEECLREMTMIYIKMREFDSAKEVLEGAMSLMESQIREQVDPRILFLRNLQASIKMREGFIDEAARVFDENYKKWKSLSNDQQRKVLNNELGLTWLAQNKVEEAIQVFEEEISYYKKIGNIRKQAYAFYGLAQCYVTLEQWEVARKYYETCLNLSLKSSAKEYLFYAHNGLGKIAHLQNDWETSKNHYQHALELAQHLGDEESSLAIALNLAMIYRNQGDRSNASLFLRHLISILEQLSNRSLTLTQYLCQAYLESGRLNFEKGDRGGACIAYREAIRLIDHCSRLESLRADALLGYEQASATVEEKVESKVVSSKNDLKTSKITEKDVKTLMETQLLKK
- a CDS encoding nucleotidyl transferase AbiEii/AbiGii toxin family protein codes for the protein MADPSSYIEQTGQIISELEKFGLAPVLIGGMALVILGSRRVTRDFDFLVSKEARDQEGIIKVFYKNGFELASKIDQQGEIVSTIDNERVASIRLKLDVPSSAHFLNRQTGLRIDLLFDFPFPADEIALRARKKKIHSYCFRVASRKDLLRLKEVARRKRNLAADVQDVEFLKKLR